The DNA segment AAGATCTAACACGCAGGTGACTAACGTCTAGAATAAGTCTCTAACTTGAACGATCATAAGTAAAATACATTAAACACTCGACCAATCTCACGGTTGGTCTTGATTTGGTGCGACGGAAGAGGCCCTGATTCCTCCCACTCACGATGGCCCTGCGCAGGAACACATCTTCAGgagcagaggtggaggagtTTGGGCCGGCGAGTCGGCGAGCCCGCTCCTTGGATCGGCGGTCTCCCATCCTGTAGTCATGGAGAGGCCCTCAGAGTGTCTACAGAGAGGCCCAGAGAGCTGACACAAGGAGGCTGAGTCACAGACGCGatccagggagagggggaggaaggagagggggagggcggacagggaggaaggaaggggagagagggaggaaagggcgggagagtgagggaggagaaggagcgagagtgagggaggagagggagagttaggtaggagaggaagagagaggggggagagagagagggagggagtaaagacagagagcgggggaggacaggcagcctcctctctccagccctgcaAGAGCCACTCCAGGTATACCTCCAGGGCCGCAAAGCAATCCCCTCCGATGTCACCACGACAACCGTCTGCTACGCTTGTGATACTTTGCCCATCTACTTCTCAGTTGTTTTTCTCTCCGGCTGTTACCACATCGACCGCGTCTAACTCACTCAGGGGCCTCGGTTTTATGACACCCCCACATGTCAACCAAACCCTGCAAGGTTTGATTCAGTATAACACTTGAATACTGGATAATATTAGTCTGGACCCACTGTTATGCGTTTGTCTCATTGAGGTTAGAGGGACACCTAGTGgacaaacacagtcacatgacacagagGCTGGGATTTTTACGTAGATGGTTTTATTGATTAAATTGAGactacaataataataaacagaagaaaagagaatgGACTCTCTTACTTGGTATTTTTCCAGTGGTAATCTTTATAATCATGTCACGAAGCCACATATCTGAGTGGGACAATAGGCTTCACCTTGGAGACAGAGTCAACAGAAAAACGATATTACCCATGGCATGTATATACATAAAAGGTATGTGCAATTTTGCAAAAGATCAAATGTACCTCGACAGCAGTGGAATAACAACAGAGGTGTTGTGCTTATCCGACAAGAAAGTAAATTGTAGCACTGTCAGCAAGTTCGAATGTCCAGTTTACTGTTGGGAAGAGTTTATCTACAGTTTGTTGAGccctcctttcacacacacgttcaggACCTATGTGTTCCCCTTGTGCTTACGCCGTCTCTGGGGCGGCAAATCTGAAAGATGGCTGACACAATACAGCAGTAGCGAGAACCGGTTAAATATTGAGAGCTGTAATCTGTTTTCTAACTTGCTTTGGTTGACAAGGTTAAACAAACCACACAATGCCATTTCAAGGGGATAGCACAGACCTCATCAAATCTCAATTACAGGGGACCTCATAGGCTGTGTTCATCCTTCttcaacacgtacacacacacacacacacacactcactcccacacacacacatacactctcacacacacacatacgctctcacatgcactcacacactggaAGCAATGTCAGGTTGTCTGTGCGCCTCTCAAATCTttcccccgtgttcccctccctTTACTCAATGGCCTTCCAGATGATGATGCCCAGGATGGTGAGCACCAGAGACAGCACCATGCCCAGGATGCACATCCTCTTACGAGACTTCCTCTGAAAGGGAGACAAAGAACACTGAGTTGGAATATCTGTGTTTCTACATATCTccgtttcaacatccatttagaCCTTTTCTCTTTTCATATTCTCTACTCTTGATGCATGATTTGATGCATGACTATGGGCTGCAATATGTGGTGCAATTCAATAACGTAGTTTGCAGTTCAAAGATATGTAGACAGTCTACAGTCGAGTACACTTACACCAACGTTATAGTTAGTTTAGAGTGGGAGGGTTATTCGAGAGTGACGCGTGTGGTTTTGGTACCTGGTAGTAGGAGGCTCGTTGGAGCTGGGCAGCGCCTCTGTCTACGTGGACCTCTGCACTCTCCACGTTGGCTTCGATGCTGTCTGCAAGTCAGAGAACAGGCACAGCAGATGGGCTCACATCCCGGGGGTCAGGGAGCCAAGACACAGGGCACACGCTCTgagagtgaggggtgagggagacaggcacacgctctgagagtgaggggtgagggagacaggcacacgctctgagagtgaggggtgagggagacacaggcacacgctctgagagtgaggggtgagggagacacaggcacacgctctgagagtgaggggtcagggagacaggcacacgctctgagagtgaggggtcagggagacacaggcacacgctctgagagtgaggggtgagggagacacaggcacacgctctgagagtgaggggtcagggagacaggcacacgctctgagagtgaggggtcagggagacaggcacacgctctgagagtgaggggtcagggagacacaggcacacgctctgagagtgaggggtcagggagacaggcacacgctctgagagtgaggggtcagggagacaggcacacgctctgagagtgaggggtcagggagacaggcacacgctctgagagtgaggggtcagggagacaggcacacgctctgagagtgaggggtgagggagacacaggcacacgctctgagagtgaggggtcagggagacaggcacacgctctgagagtgaggggtgagggagacaggcacacgctctgagagtgaggggtcagggagacacaggcacacgctctgagagtgaggggtcagggagacaggcacacgctctgagagtgaggggtcagggagacacaggcacacactctgagagtgaggggtcagggagacaggcacacgctctgagagtgaggggtcagggagacacaggcacacgctctgagagtgaggggtgagggagacacaggcacacgctctgagagtgaggggtgagggagacaggcacacgctctgagagtgaggggtgagggagacaggcacacgctctgagagtgaggggtcagggagacaggcacacgctctgagagtgaggggtgagggagacaggcacacgctctgagagtgaggggtcagggagacacaggcacacgctctgagagtgaggggtgagggagacacaggcacacgctctgagagtgaggggtgagggagacacaggcacacgctctgagagtgaggggtcagggagacAGGCACACGCTCTGAGAGTGGAATCTGGCACGAATGTTGACTGCGTTGAATTGGTTCGTGAACTCAGGGGAAGAGCAGTTGGCTTGCGGAGGCCAGAGTGTCGAGTGtagagtgtgagggagtgtgtgaagcAGGTGTGCTGGGGCGTGTGATAGCAACAAGGAGAGTAGATAAGAATAGTTTGGGATTGGAGGTTCACCAGACCAtgccagggagaggagatggaacaACACTTGTGTGGAAGAAGAAGAAcgagcgagagggagaaagagagaggaagggggacagTGTCCTCCTCAGACCCACCTATCATCTCTCCCTGATCGTGGATCATCACTGCAAGGTCCTTGAAGATCTGGTTCACGTCCATGATGTCGGactggaaaagagaggagaggggagagagtcacTAGGCCCTTGGCCGGCCAGCGTCTTGCTGTCAGGGGGACCTACGTGGTGCTGCAGGGCGGGGCCTCCTGTGGTGCTGCAGGGCGGGGCCTCCTACCTCCAGCTGCCTGATGTTGGTCTCCCTCTCCTTGATGACCTCCAGGTCCTCTTCAGTGATGGGCGcctcctgggtctgggtctggctcCAGTCGTCATctctggacacacgcacacacacacacacacacacacagaaatgcacaGACAGGCATGCGCgcatacaaacaaacatgtacacgcgtgcacacaaacacacgcacataaacatTAACAAGCATGCCACGCACGTTAGTTTCTGCAGAACTCAACGTTTATTCAATCGGTTCAAATAGCTGTCAAACAGTGACTAGTAACTCCTGAGCAGAGCCAACTTCACAGCAACACAGGCTACCTGACGAGACAGTGTGAGCAGGAGAACCTAAACAGGCTAACTGACGAGACAGTGTGAGCAGGAGAACCTAAACAGGCTAACTGACGAGACAGTGTGAGCAGGAGAACCTAAACAGGCTACCTGACGAGACACTGTGAGCAGGAGAACCTAAACAGGCTACCTGACGAGACAGTGTGAGCAGGAGAACCTACACAGGCTACCTGACGAGACACTGTGAGCAGGAGAACCTAAACAGGCTACCTGACGAGACACTGTGAGCAGGAGAACCTACACAGGCTACCTGACGAGACACTGTGAGCAGGAGAACCTACACAGGCTAACTGACGAGACAGTGTGAGCAGGAGAACCTACACAGGCTACCTGACGAGACACTGTGAGCAGGAGAACCTAAACAGGCTACCTGACGAGACAGTGTGAGCAGGAGAACCTAAACAGGCTACCTGACGAGACAGTGTGAGCAGGAGAACCTAAACAGGCTACCTGACGAGACAGTGTGAGCAGGAGAACCTAAACAGGCTACCTGACGAGACACTGTGAGCAGGAGAACCTAAACAGGCTACCTGACGAGACAGTGTGAGCAGGAGAACCTAAACAGGCTACCTGACGAGACAGTGTGAGCAGGAGAACCTAAACAGGCTACCTGACGAGACAGTGTGAGCAGGAGAACCTAAACAGGCTACCTGACGAGACAGTGTGAGCAGGAGAACCTACACAGGCTAACTGACGAGACACTGTGAGCAGGAGAACCTAAACAGGCTACCTGACGAGACAGTGTGAGCAGGAGAACCTACTTTTCAAACGTCACAAGCTGTTCCTCAGCATTCCCACCGTCGCCCtgccaacagacaaacacacccgtGCTCAGCTGAGGTAATGGCCACACCACGTCTGAAGGCTCCCCCCAGAACAAACACGGTGTTAGCCAGAGCGCCGCGCTGGGCTGGGCTGTCGGGGAGCGTGTCGTGTTTACCAGGACGCGGGATCCGGCTCGGGCCCGGGCCACagactccttctccttctccgcaGCTCTGCGCTGCATCAGCTGGAAGTTGTTGAGCGCGGCCGAGAAGTCGCTCATCAGACGCTCCTTCTGGATCTtctgctgtctctggaggagaggaggagcacagGCGGGATTCACTGTCTGACGGACTGACCGCTGTCCCCACCCCATCTGGCCTCCCACCCCATCTGGCCTCCTACCCGATCTAGCCCCTGTGACACAAGCTTGGACCCCTTGTGGCCACTCTAAACGTAGAGTATATAAATTATTATAAACATGGTattttgcctgttaatgcctgcaatACAGTGAAGAAAACGATATGACGATGTGACGATGACGATAAACAATAATGTTGAACGTAACTGGCCCatctaacagtacaactggccccagcttggccACCCCAGTTGAAATGGTCTAGAACCTCCCCTGGTTTTGGATCTTTAACCACTTTTACTCACCtgttctgagggagagagaggcaggggcaaAGAGCCCAGGTCTTTCAGGTGTCTGTTGGTCTCCTTGGCCAGCTGATTTGTGTAGTGCTGCACCTGTTGCCTGTGACGGAGGGAAACAAAAGACACAGGCACAAGGCGTTCTGCTGATTTGATGGATTTAACATCGCTTTGTGTTAATTCCGTTGGGCCACATTACATCCAGTTTAATCCCTGACTACTCACAGCTGGTCTTGCACCTGGGGCGTCTCTTGTCGCGTCCCCATTTGGTGCAGCATCGTTTTAATCTGGCCAGCTAGTAAACAGAAAAATAGAGAAGTGAGAATTGGTAGACAAAAAACAATAGCTGTGTCTCAAGATTATTGTTTAGGTATTTCCCCCAAGACTTGGACCTTCTCTCTCTAGTGAATTTATTCGAATTAAGATATGGGTGTTTGGCTTGGTGAAACTTTGGAATTTAAACCATCCAGCCACTGAGCCACCGGTACATTTTGGCTGGTTAGACGCAGATAAAACTACTGAAAATTGTGGTCTTGGTACTTTGGCAGAGTTCACCAAAAACTCACAGTTTTGGGTGATCTTTTGGATGTTGGTACTGCATGTCTGGGTAAGGTTGCTGAAGTCTCGCGGCTGCGAGCGACCGGTGTCTGTTCTTCCGTACGACATACTTGCTGCTGTCGTGTAGAAAGTTTTTAAAGGATATTACACAACCTACAGAGAAAGGTTAAACCATTATTCATATATTGCTTAAACAACTGTATAAGGTGTGCCAACCTACTACTTGTGAGACTGACAAAGATGGGTGATACCAGAATGTAGCGGCTTGTCAAGATTATTGGGCCTGCGCTCAAATCACACGCGGCATCACGGGGCTATGGACACAAGCGCGTTCACAGACAATCTACAAAAATAGGATGGTCCGATTTTCATAAGAAATCCCCCCCCCAAATTGACCAACATTAAGTCTCAAAAATAGACCAAGAAACGTTCAGTCTCTCGGCTACAGTCTTCTACGTCACACGGATTAACGTTGTGACAGATTTAGCAATTTTGTAAACAAGGCGTCGTATTGCATGTAAAAGCTCTTGTCTTTAAAGTCAATTTACAATAAATGTCTGCTAATCTTATGTCAAAATAGGATTGGTCTCTTGAATGATATTCAGTCGCACAAATAACTTAAGTTGAGTATTTTAATAGGCTATTAATTGCAATATTAGTTGAAGACCGGGAGAACATTTGCATATCGCGAATATAATCCCTGTAATAGGCGGGGAAGAATTCCACACAATAAAACAACTAGTGAATTTTTACATTGTATAGTTGCATCAATGACAGTTAGCTGAATTGCACACCAGCTTGGTTATTTCTACCATGGAATACAGTGGTGATAGAAACATAAAAGGCTATATTGACAATTTAGGTTTTACGCTCTATAGGCTGCAGTTTGTTAAAATGAATATGTTCAACATCTTACTTTTCAATGGGGTTGGAGCAAAATACGTCGTTTTCCTGATAGCAATCCGTATGAGATTTCTTCGTAGACCCACCCAGTCCGTGTACGACGTCACACATAGGACCACATTAATCCTACTTGCGCATGTGATTCTGGTTTGTCGGCAATGCAGACATGCTTTACGAACTACAGATAGTGGCGTGACACCACCTCTTTCATTAACGTATTTAAATCAGAAAAGCTGTAATGTCGTGTGTTGCTTTCTTTCCTACTGTCTGCTGAGGTGTAGTGTAAATTCAACTACCTTCTACCCAACTCGCCTTAATAACCTAACATCAGTCTTACACTTCATTAAGGTAGCCTACCGTTTGCGTGCAGCAAAGGATCCGGTAGTCTGTGTGCACCCCCGGTCTCATGACTTCACGCTGTCTCCGTTAATTGACACCGAACTGGCAGAGCCGCTCACATGACTGCAGGACCATGACCCTCTACATTCTCCTGCAAGGCCAGGCAGGCGCTGCCGGGGCGCATGAGGGAtgggtacatttacattcataTTTTCAATTATAAAACTCAGATAAAATGTACACTCATCAACTCAACATTTAGCTTGTTGCAACTGTATAGACGAGAATAAGACATGCAACAGCACACTTTAGTCCTTCTCTGGGCAAGGGGAAGTTAGCTTGTTCTCGTCTGtgaaaaagttaaataaaaAACTATAACAGTTCATGAATTCACAACACGAATGAACAACTTGAtccaaaaaaatatgttttaatttACAGAGCATCAATCTAACGTTTTTTTGTTCAAAAGCACGAAGAACATGAGATCAGGTGCAGGCTACGTGAGTGTTCTGTGCCAGGCAGGTCGTTGGTCTCCGAACACGGAACACAACATGGCGCTGCCAGTAGCCGAGGTGATAAGGAGAAATATCCCGCAATAATGACAAATCCCACTCGTTTTGAGAACAAAACCAGGACGCAAACGTCGAGCACCAAACCAGCCTGGCTCATGGGTGAGGTGAATTAAAACAGTGTTCAGGGTAACATAGTTCACAGGGAGCAGCactgatggagaaagagaacagaagcgctttctctctttcttgaaAAGGTCAAGGTAcaatagattaaaaaaaaatcccccccaaaaaaggttGTGTCCCCTATAAACAAGTGTAAGCTAAAGAGTACTTTAGaccaggggttctcaaactttttggggtcagggaccccttacagggctgaacattttccaaggaccccCCCCATAAACACCCATTCAGCATATCCTTTGTGCTCTTAAATGGACACAATATGCTTGTTTTACTGGTGCAAATGGTCCCCATCTGTAGATTATTATACATTGtttcactttttaatgatacatatacattttagaATTATTTTTACAATGTTATAATTTATGGCAAATTATTTCTCAGACCCCCTGGCTATGGGTCTGGggaccccactttgagaaccactagacatgcagacagctcggtgccagtggaatgtcaatTTTAATTTTTTGGACCTACCCGttactttccagccaattatgttccagcaatGCTGTACCAGCCAATTGCCTTCAGTGAGGCGGGCCTTTCTCCTTGGCTaattttgtgaaaccactgtcaatcaaactcaagCTGGAGGAAAGCACAGGTTAACCCAAGTTCAAATAAGAATTGGGAGCACCGGTTCTCATTTTTGAATTTATTTTATAAATAATGTTACCTTATGGCAGCTTAAAAAAGGCTACAGAAACACGTGGGAGGGAGGCTTCCTTTCAGTCATTCCTTTTAGAGTTCCTGTGCTGCCCCAGTGGCCTGTCCAACAGGCCCACTAAGAGGGAGCAGTCCAGACCAGCGGTCCTCAGCATGACCGAGGCCTTCACCCCCCTGGACCTTCACACTGGGCTCATCCTAACAatccacacagagagggaggcaggtggTCCGACACGGTCGGAGAGGGTGGGGCTCTACTGTGGCTTGGCGGGTGCAGGGGACCCCAGGGTGGGCCAGTGGCAGTCTATGATGGCTTCGTATAGTTCTTCGCTCTCCTCTATGAACTGTCTGTTAGCCTCGATCACGTCTAGCTCTGCCATGGggtctgcagggagggagggagggagggagggagggagacaggacggAGGGTTAGGGGGTTCAGCATGAGCTCCACAAGGCCTTCAGAGCAGTAGGACAGACTGTAAACCTCTGgttgaaagtgtctgctaaatgaacgaCTGAGGCTGGCagtaaaaacacaacaacactgCAACAGCGTTTTACGGCCTATGTGGTTATGAGTGTCGGAATAGGAGGGGAAACTGTTCATTTGGCCACtaagagacagggggggggagagaatggaTAAGGCTCACCCTCCAGTCCGTATTCTTCCATCTCCTCGTACGTCTGAAACAAAGAGCACAGTCTTTACCCACTGATACGATCAGCAACGCTATCACAAGACCCAACTTACAGTACCAAGTGGTCATGCTGACAAGAGAAGACAGCGTTGCAGCATCGCTATGGGACAGGAGGAGATTCCAAAGCCCACCTGGTTGCTATAGTCGTACTGGTTATAGTTGTAGCCGCTGTAGTCGCCCGTGTTCTGGTCATAACCCCAGTTTGAGTAGTAGTTCGAGTAATCTTGATAGTATTGGTTGTTGTTGTAAGAGTACTGTTGGTCGTACTTGTTGTCCATAAAGCCACCCCTGTTTCGTGGAGAgggattttattttatataaaaacatttaaaaaaaacattgacagGCCCTTTTGACAGGGGTATAGAGTAAAACAGTACTGCAAGGTCAGTGACAATATCTTATATCAGAATAATAACTCAAAATCTACCTCACTCTCTATGACGTTCTCTTATGCGCCtacccctcttcccttcctacATGAAGCAGGAAGTGAGGTGAAGAATTTAAGGTTTAGCTGAATAAGTACATgtacctggtctctccctgtttcCCATAAGTGGCACGGTTAAGCTTGAACCTTTTAGGCTGTGGACAGGAAAGAGCCTTTATCAAGACCGGTCTATCAAACAGTGCTTCTCAATAGAAACGCTAGAGGTAACTGAAAACTTTAAAGcttcttttatttttattttaccatTTTTTATGTCGGAAAGATACCAATACTTCGCTAACTGATACTGTGCTGAGTGGTTTGGCAGGTGTGGGGAATCGTACCGGAGTCGCTCCAGGTATAGGTTTTCCGTTGACTTTCCTCAGGCACCGCTCTGCCGTTGCTTCGTCTGCCAGCTCTACAAAACAATAACCCGCTGCACCCCTACAAGCATCAAACGAGACACGGAAAAAAGTATCAGCCAACTGTTTGATCTGGTACAACCTTCACTAACGGGGTTTTTAACAACAACCTCTTGTCACCTACCAGTTCATCTTGTTTCGGATAATTCTCACTCCAACCACTAGTTCTCCCATGGTGGCAAATGCTCGAGAAATGAACTTTTCATCCATGTAGGGCTCCAACTGCATGAGCAAAAGGCAGACAGGAGGCACTGATATGATTTATGAAAGCAGCAAAACCCACAACGCATTTTAATTTCCTTAGTCGCAGGCACACTGGTCTCTTATATCCCTACtttggctaactagctagcttgaTGGCTAGTCTACctgtctagctagctaacaacgtATAGAATTAGAGCTAGGCTAACGACTGCTGACAGTGACAGGTCTGCAGACCAGAACAGTACTTCATAGAAAACAGCTGAACTTACATTGCCCATCCACAAGCAACTCATTTTGATAGACTATTAAATGCACGTTAGACTGTTTGGTGAACGTTTTACTCAAACGTCTAGCTAGCAGGAAACCTAAATAATTTCCACAAAATACCACtagctttttttttaaatgtcttcTTTTTATCTATGTCTTCTTACTCGCGCGCTTTTCTGCAACGTGCAGAGCGACCCCACGTGGGCTGGAGGAGAAACGTCCACGCGTGACCTCAGGAGCCAATGATGGGCGAGATCCACGTTTCCAACGGCAACCCGTTCCAAACAATCATCAGAGAGCAGCACGAGCCTAGAACCCACGACCTTCAGAAGTGTATCCACCATATAAATAGGCTAGTCGCACATATGTTTAAAGTTAAATCTTTAGTTCACTTAAGTTTGTAGTTCAAAGTGTGCAGTTTGACAAAACGTAAGGTCTGTTCTGTTTCACAAGAATGTATTCGGGATAGCATAGAATTATGCAACTGCGTTGAAAAGTTGTAAAAGTCGACCATATTTTGCTCATCAGCATTCATGGGTTAATTCAATTCAGTTGTTTAAAACATGACAGTGTGTTtattctccacatctctccaggTGAGAAGAAATGAGTTCTCCGCTATCAGTGCTACGTAAAAACAGACGCATGCCTCTTCCTGGATATCTCGATCAACAAGGGTGGGCTGTTATGAACGTGGGCAGAGCAGCCGGAAGTTTCATTAAAATCTAATGACTATTAactttttaatgatttttttCTGTTGAGTATGACAAGTGATAATTCTATTTATGCCAATCAGGGGAAGAAAAGTGCCATTTAAGGAAGATCCCTTGAAAGGTATAGCTCCTCTAAGCACACAAAATGTATCAAAACATGTGGTGTGTTTAGCTACATCCCTGTGATCTCTTCCAGAATATAAAGCTCTGCTAAGTGGCCTGTCTGGACGATCAGATCCCGTTGGGCCTCATTCCACAGCCACTGACATGACCGCTACTtccgggtcaaaggtcacacaaAAGAAAGGCCACAGCAGTCGTGAGTTATTTGTTTACAAAAGCACCAGGTCCTGTTTGGGTCCTGTAGGGTTGCTGGTTATGTAAGCTGTAGTTCCACACTCGGACCCTTGGAAACCAGGCCTCGGATCATGTAACTCTCCAATGCTTCATGCTGCTTTTCCACAACAGATGCTCCTCCGACTGACTTTGAGCTGATGTCTTCTATGATGCAAAAGCTAAGCTTACTGGAGAACAAGGTGAAGACCCAGGCACTGGACATTGAACGCAAGGTGAGTCACAGGTCAACGCACAAGGGACACGTTGTGTTCAAATTGACTCCGTTTAAGTCAGCACAGTTTGATGTAAATATTCACGTCCTTTTTCCAACGACAGGAGAAGAAGATTACTGTCCTTGAGGAGAAAGTCAAACTTCTTCAGAAGTCAGGAGGTAATTGGAGTCAGCATTCCCATGAACTCAAACTCAGACAGTCTATTACTGCTTTTTGGGGAAGAGTCAGTGTGTTTCTTTCAGCAGAAAAgatgagagatggggaggaggagaaagacctTGTTAGAACTTGCCACAAACTACAGATCCAGATATGGGAAATGGAGGTTAGTCATTTTGATCCCAATATGTCGGTATGAACTCCATGCCTGAAACGAGATGTGTTACAGGTGAGGGGATAGTCAAATACTGTTGTGTGATGTTTATTGTAGACTTCCCTCCCCCACTTTACAGAGCTTTCTGAATGACTATGGTATGATCTGGGTGGGGGACAATGAAAAACGTGACACCGCCCAACAAGAGGAAGTAGGGGGTCGTGTGCAGAGGCAGTTTTCattggagggtggagagaggggaagcatTTGGCAACCAGGTAAAGCTTACATTATTGTGTAATGTTAAAACATAGATACGTTTATCCACAATTTATTAGGACTGTATTTGTTGTTTACAAAGCTCGGTTTCATCCATCTTTCAGAGGCCTCTTTAGTGGGAAATTTCCACATGAACTTTGACCTGGTGGCTCAGAGCATCAGGGAGCTGAACGTTCTGGCGGGGGAGGGCGAGTCTTTTGTGAGAGCGACACCCAGAGGGGCTCGACTGGCCCAGAAGGCCTGCATTCCTCTGGTCCTCTACAAGAACGGCATCTTCATGTTCGACGGACCTTTCCGGTCTTATCAGGAACCCAGCACTCAGGTTTGGAAAcgagatctacacacacacaaagaaccaTTTCAACTCTGAACGTGTTTCACGTCGACAAACCGTCCCACAGTTCTGTGTGATTGAAAGTCTTCCGTTGGTGACATCGACAGCACTGCATACGAGACCTGATGGATGGATACTTCCCCTCTGAGCTGAAGGAAAGGTTTCCAGAAGGGGTGCCGTTTCAGGTGTGTGGATACGATGTACTTATGTCCTAATCATGTTACTTATTACTACAAGCATTCAGGTACTGTACCCCCATGTGCGCAGTTACAGAAAAAGTAAAAACATCAGGGAAAACACAGAGGTAACACAAGACTACAGCAGCAAGGGAATATCATAACAAATGAAGCAATTGAATCTGCCTTGGAATGTAACGTAGTATGGATGTatctatatacacacagacatcctgTTTGGTGGTGAAGTTCTATTGGTCCTGCAGGTCCTGGACAGACGAGAGGAGGAGTTTAAAGAGAGACGGCCGTGGGCGGAGTTTCCTGGGAAGGGGCAAGCTGTGGTTGGTCCATCAAGCAGCCCggaccacacccacaccaccctcTCTCAGATTCCTGGTTGGCAACTTTAATGTCATTCAAGCTCAAAATCTGATATTACATTGTGGACACGGTTGTATCCGATGCACAAACCAGGTTTATTCCACAACCCAACCCGTAACAGAACTCTTATGTTGGTCTAATGTA comes from the Osmerus eperlanus chromosome 7, fOsmEpe2.1, whole genome shotgun sequence genome and includes:
- the stx12l gene encoding syntaxin-12 translates to MSYGRTDTGRSQPRDFSNLTQTCSTNIQKITQNSGQIKTMLHQMGTRQETPQVQDQLQQVQHYTNQLAKETNRHLKDLGSLPLPLSPSEQRQQKIQKERLMSDFSAALNNFQLMQRRAAEKEKESVARARAGSRVLGDGGNAEEQLVTFEKDDDWSQTQTQEAPITEEDLEVIKERETNIRQLESDIMDVNQIFKDLAVMIHDQGEMIDSIEANVESAEVHVDRGAAQLQRASYYQRKSRKRMCILGMVLSLVLTILGIIIWKAIE
- the LOC134024113 gene encoding tRNA selenocysteine 1-associated protein 1-like isoform X2; amino-acid sequence: MSCLWMGNLEPYMDEKFISRAFATMGELVVGVRIIRNKMNWGAAGYCFVELADEATAERCLRKVNGKPIPGATPPKRFKLNRATYGKQGETRGGFMDNKYDQQYSYNNNQYYQDYSNYYSNWGYDQNTGDYSGYNYNQYDYSNQTYEEMEEYGLEDPMAELDVIEANRQFIEESEELYEAIIDCHWPTLGSPAPAKPQ
- the LOC134024113 gene encoding tRNA selenocysteine 1-associated protein 1-like isoform X1; protein product: MSCLWMGNLEPYMDEKFISRAFATMGELVVGVRIIRNKMNWGAAGYCFVELADEATAERCLRKVNGKPIPGATPVRFPTPAKPLSTVSVSEPKRFKLNRATYGKQGETRGGFMDNKYDQQYSYNNNQYYQDYSNYYSNWGYDQNTGDYSGYNYNQYDYSNQTYEEMEEYGLEDPMAELDVIEANRQFIEESEELYEAIIDCHWPTLGSPAPAKPQ